The following are from one region of the Pseudodesulfovibrio piezophilus C1TLV30 genome:
- a CDS encoding RrF2 family transcriptional regulator has translation MKLSARSRYATRLLLDLALHNDDTPLRTTVLSESTGITVQFIEQIIRPLKKAGLIKSKRGATGGHILDKDPKTITVGEIVRIMEGGITLTDCVSDETACERSPTCRTRQVWQRASEVLEQELDSISLADLMTHPNDSILLD, from the coding sequence ATGAAACTATCTGCACGGTCACGCTATGCAACCAGATTACTGCTTGATCTGGCATTGCATAATGACGACACACCGCTTCGGACAACTGTCCTTTCCGAATCTACCGGCATCACGGTCCAATTCATAGAACAGATTATCCGGCCCCTGAAAAAAGCCGGGCTTATCAAATCAAAACGTGGAGCGACAGGCGGACACATTCTCGACAAAGATCCCAAAACAATCACCGTCGGAGAGATCGTCCGAATCATGGAGGGAGGAATAACCCTCACTGACTGTGTTTCAGATGAGACCGCCTGTGAACGCTCTCCCACCTGCCGCACAAGACAGGTCTGGCAACGGGCATCCGAAGTTTTGGAACAGGAATTAGACTCCATCTCCCTTGCAGACCTGATGACCCACCCTAACGACAGTATACTTCTAGATTAA
- a CDS encoding LacI family DNA-binding transcriptional regulator, producing the protein MAQYTIKDLARYVGVSPSTVSRALRDHPDISESMKKRVEEAARKFNYQPNQLAQSLQKKRSSTIGVIVPEIRHHFFSTAISGIEEVAYEHGYTIMVCQSNETLARERINTQALISNRVAGLLIAISSETTCYDHLADVLRQGVPLVQFDRVVEELPTGKVVVDDYKAAYEAVAHLASSGYRRIGHMAGQDGISLNGLRYKGYRDALHAYGLEYVPAYHLHGGYREEDGRQGAKQYLAMERPPEAILAINDPVAVGLFSEFRRAGLCIPEDVALVGFSDTPVAALLEPALTTVYQPAFCMGKTAAQLLMRQFDEENGTFLPETVVLETKLLIRGSSIARERRQ; encoded by the coding sequence GTGGCGCAATATACCATCAAAGATCTTGCCCGTTATGTCGGAGTTTCTCCCTCCACTGTCTCTCGGGCATTACGGGATCATCCGGATATCAGCGAAAGCATGAAAAAGCGGGTGGAAGAAGCTGCCAGAAAATTCAATTATCAGCCCAATCAGCTGGCTCAGTCCCTCCAGAAAAAAAGGAGCAGTACCATCGGTGTCATTGTTCCTGAAATCCGCCACCATTTTTTTTCCACAGCCATCAGCGGGATTGAAGAAGTCGCCTATGAGCACGGCTATACCATCATGGTCTGTCAGAGTAATGAAACCTTGGCTCGGGAAAGGATCAATACTCAGGCGTTGATTTCCAATCGAGTGGCAGGACTGCTGATCGCCATTTCATCCGAGACAACTTGTTATGACCATCTGGCTGATGTGCTCAGACAGGGAGTTCCTCTCGTCCAGTTCGATCGCGTGGTCGAGGAGTTGCCAACCGGGAAAGTGGTCGTTGATGACTACAAGGCAGCCTACGAGGCCGTGGCTCATCTGGCCTCCTCGGGATACCGTCGTATCGGTCATATGGCGGGGCAGGATGGCATTAGCCTGAATGGCTTGCGCTATAAGGGCTATCGAGACGCCCTACATGCCTATGGATTGGAGTATGTCCCGGCGTATCACCTGCACGGTGGATACAGGGAGGAAGACGGTCGGCAAGGGGCAAAACAGTACCTTGCCATGGAACGTCCGCCCGAAGCCATTTTGGCCATCAACGACCCTGTAGCCGTGGGCCTGTTTTCCGAATTCAGGCGGGCTGGGCTGTGCATACCCGAAGATGTTGCCCTTGTTGGATTTTCCGATACTCCGGTTGCTGCTCTTCTTGAACCCGCCCTGACCACGGTGTATCAGCCCGCTTTCTGCATGGGAAAGACAGCCGCGCAACTTTTAATGAGGCAATTTGACGAAGAAAATGGTACCTTCCTGCCCGAAACCGTGGTTCTTGAGACTAAGCTCTTGATTCGAGGTTCATCCATAGCAAGGGAGAGAAGACAATGA
- a CDS encoding glutamine synthetase III family protein, translating into MSGYQTRQTAIAAVTNYQPTVKPLNFAETSPTDVFGSNVFSDKVMKAMLPKEIYKSLMATKQAGEEMDPTIAGPIAAAMKEWAIAKGATHYTHVFYPLTGLTAEKHDGFLSPDGQGGAIAEFDGKLLIQGEPDASSFPSGGLRATFEARGYTAWDLTNPAYILENPNGTFLCIPTAFISWKGHALDKKTPLLRANQAINKAGRRFLSLFGNDDGNMVVSNAGPEQEYFLLDRNFYFARPDLMVCGRTLFGAKPAKGQELDDHYFGAIPRRVLSFMLEVERELYKLGVPVKTRHNEVAPGQFEIAPLYEQSNLATDHNQMIMTTLKSVAKRHGMACLLHEKPFAGINGSGKHLNYSLSTPTQGSLYSPGDTPAENMQFLAITAATIRAVEKYSKLLRSVVASAGNDHRLGANEAPPAIISIFLGGELAEIFNQIELGDLKGTEAKGMLRVGVDTLPPLPMDSGDRNRTSPFAFTGNRFEFRAVGSDQSIAGAQVALNTMMAESLDFVADEIEKITKGDASKLSAACQKVIQGIMKKHGHVVFNGDGYADAWQKEAAKRGLPNLKTTPDALPAMIEKDVIELFEKYSVLSADELHSRCEIYHEQYNQHIQTESQLVVKIAKTIILPAAMRYQGELAGTAANLKAAGVKAETPALSAITDLVGKLDKSIVALEKLMIKEDFKSIEEEAQYKTSKILPAMLDVRAVADTLEGEVADDLWPLPSYQEILFIK; encoded by the coding sequence ATGAGCGGATACCAGACTCGTCAGACCGCCATTGCTGCGGTGACCAACTACCAACCGACTGTTAAACCACTGAATTTTGCAGAGACATCCCCGACGGACGTCTTTGGTTCCAATGTCTTCAGTGACAAGGTCATGAAGGCAATGCTGCCCAAAGAGATATATAAATCTCTGATGGCCACCAAACAGGCTGGCGAAGAAATGGACCCGACCATCGCCGGTCCCATTGCCGCCGCCATGAAAGAGTGGGCCATCGCAAAAGGTGCAACCCACTACACTCACGTTTTCTATCCTCTGACTGGGCTGACTGCTGAAAAGCATGATGGTTTCCTGTCCCCTGACGGCCAAGGTGGTGCTATTGCAGAATTTGACGGTAAGCTGCTCATCCAGGGCGAACCTGATGCTTCCAGCTTCCCGTCCGGCGGTTTGCGCGCGACTTTCGAGGCTCGTGGATATACTGCCTGGGATTTGACCAATCCGGCTTACATTCTGGAAAATCCCAATGGTACCTTCCTGTGCATTCCCACTGCCTTCATTTCCTGGAAGGGACATGCGCTGGACAAAAAGACTCCGCTGCTGCGCGCAAATCAGGCTATTAATAAAGCCGGACGCCGCTTCCTGTCTCTCTTTGGCAACGATGATGGAAACATGGTTGTTTCCAACGCCGGTCCCGAGCAGGAGTATTTTCTGCTTGACCGTAATTTCTACTTTGCCCGCCCTGACCTGATGGTCTGCGGACGGACTCTGTTTGGCGCCAAACCTGCCAAGGGGCAGGAATTGGATGACCACTACTTTGGTGCCATCCCGCGTCGCGTTCTGTCTTTCATGCTGGAAGTCGAACGGGAACTCTACAAACTCGGCGTGCCTGTCAAAACCCGTCATAACGAGGTTGCTCCTGGCCAGTTCGAAATCGCACCGCTCTATGAGCAATCCAACCTGGCCACTGATCACAATCAGATGATCATGACCACTCTGAAGTCCGTTGCCAAACGTCATGGCATGGCGTGTCTGTTGCATGAAAAACCGTTCGCCGGTATCAATGGTTCCGGGAAGCACCTGAACTATTCCCTGTCCACTCCGACTCAGGGTTCTTTGTACTCTCCGGGCGATACTCCGGCTGAGAACATGCAGTTCCTGGCTATCACCGCCGCCACTATCCGCGCTGTGGAAAAATACAGCAAGTTGCTTCGTTCCGTTGTTGCCAGCGCTGGTAACGATCACCGTCTGGGTGCCAATGAAGCTCCTCCTGCCATTATTTCCATCTTCCTGGGTGGAGAATTGGCAGAGATCTTCAACCAGATCGAGTTGGGTGATCTCAAAGGAACCGAAGCCAAAGGCATGCTCCGTGTCGGTGTCGATACACTGCCTCCGTTGCCAATGGATTCCGGTGACCGTAACCGTACTTCACCGTTCGCCTTCACCGGCAACCGTTTCGAGTTCCGTGCTGTCGGTTCTGATCAGTCCATCGCCGGTGCTCAGGTAGCCCTGAATACCATGATGGCCGAATCTCTCGATTTCGTTGCCGATGAGATTGAAAAAATCACCAAGGGTGATGCTTCCAAACTCAGCGCTGCGTGTCAGAAGGTTATCCAGGGTATCATGAAGAAGCACGGACATGTTGTCTTCAATGGCGATGGATATGCTGATGCATGGCAGAAAGAAGCTGCCAAGCGCGGTCTGCCCAACCTGAAGACCACCCCGGATGCGCTGCCCGCCATGATCGAAAAGGACGTCATCGAACTCTTCGAGAAATACAGCGTCCTGTCTGCTGACGAGCTGCACTCCCGTTGTGAAATCTACCATGAGCAGTACAATCAGCATATTCAGACCGAATCCCAGTTGGTCGTCAAGATTGCCAAGACCATCATCCTGCCCGCAGCCATGCGTTACCAGGGCGAGTTGGCTGGCACTGCCGCCAATTTGAAGGCCGCCGGTGTCAAAGCTGAAACTCCTGCCTTGTCCGCCATCACTGATCTGGTCGGCAAGTTGGATAAGTCCATCGTTGCTCTTGAGAAGCTGATGATCAAGGAAGACTTCAAGTCCATAGAGGAAGAAGCTCAATACAAGACCAGCAAGATTCTGCCAGCCATGCTGGATGTTCGCGCTGTAGCCGATACCCTCGAAGGCGAAGTGGCCGATGATCTGTGGCCGCTTCCCAGCTATCAGGAAATCCTTTTCATCAAGTAG
- a CDS encoding aldose epimerase family protein, producing MITRNSWGSMPDGRTVDLFTLTNAQGMTASITSYGAILVGLTAPDRNGTMADVVLGYDTVDEYINGRGYFGAVVGRVANRVSHGQFELDGVLHKLPRNKEKFQMHGGATGFHSRLWEAEAEKTMEGPAVTLRYRSADGEEGYPGNLDAEVVYLMTGAGLRMTCRARTDKPTVVTMTNHAYFNLSGDPGSDILDHVLTLNASRYLPTDNDQIPTGAVHDVAGTPFDFSRPKAIGLHIDADHEAIGIGQGYDHYFILDGDIGEMTPAAQIFHGGSGRVLEVCTTQPGLQFYSGNHMADRINGKLGVMYGYRSGFCIETQAYVDAPNRPEFPAITLRPGERYEQITEYRLSGK from the coding sequence ATGATCACCAGAAATTCATGGGGTTCCATGCCGGACGGCAGGACTGTTGACCTGTTCACCTTGACTAACGCGCAGGGGATGACAGCATCCATAACTTCCTATGGAGCCATTCTGGTCGGCCTGACAGCCCCGGACCGAAATGGGACCATGGCTGACGTGGTCCTCGGGTACGATACTGTTGATGAATATATCAACGGCCGAGGGTATTTTGGCGCTGTGGTCGGTCGTGTTGCCAATCGAGTCAGTCACGGACAATTTGAGCTTGATGGTGTTCTCCATAAATTGCCGCGGAACAAGGAAAAATTTCAAATGCACGGTGGTGCAACCGGTTTTCATTCTCGTCTGTGGGAAGCGGAAGCCGAAAAAACCATGGAAGGTCCGGCCGTGACTTTGCGTTACAGAAGCGCAGATGGTGAAGAGGGGTATCCCGGCAATCTTGATGCTGAAGTCGTCTATCTCATGACGGGAGCGGGGCTGCGCATGACGTGCCGTGCCAGGACGGATAAACCGACAGTTGTTACCATGACAAATCACGCTTACTTCAATTTGAGTGGTGATCCGGGAAGTGATATTCTTGACCATGTTCTGACGCTGAACGCCAGCCGTTATCTGCCGACGGACAATGATCAGATTCCTACCGGTGCAGTGCATGACGTGGCTGGCACCCCTTTTGATTTTTCCCGGCCAAAGGCCATCGGGCTGCATATTGATGCAGATCATGAGGCCATTGGTATCGGGCAGGGATATGATCATTATTTCATTCTTGATGGGGATATTGGAGAGATGACTCCGGCGGCACAAATTTTTCACGGCGGGAGCGGGCGTGTGCTGGAAGTCTGCACAACCCAGCCCGGACTGCAATTTTATTCAGGTAATCATATGGCTGACCGTATCAATGGAAAGCTGGGGGTCATGTACGGCTATAGATCCGGTTTCTGCATTGAGACTCAGGCCTATGTCGATGCGCCCAACAGGCCGGAATTCCCGGCTATCACACTGCGCCCTGGTGAGCGGTATGAACAGATAACAGAGTACCGTCTCTCTGGAAAATGA
- the greA gene encoding transcription elongation factor GreA — MDRIPISTQGYEKIKQELEDLKAQRPAIIQAIKEAREEGDLSENAGYDAARERQGMLEARISYINSRMPLFDVLDLDTLNGDRAIFGATVEVEDIDTEEKRRFLLLGPDDANHKNGSISVMSPMGMALLGKEEGEEVIVEAPRGRIEYEILSVEFLGSKGLKLD, encoded by the coding sequence ATGGATCGTATTCCCATCTCCACGCAAGGGTATGAAAAGATCAAGCAGGAGCTTGAGGACCTCAAAGCGCAGCGTCCGGCAATCATCCAGGCAATCAAGGAAGCTCGCGAAGAAGGGGATCTGAGTGAGAACGCCGGGTATGATGCCGCTCGAGAGCGGCAGGGCATGCTTGAAGCTCGCATTTCCTATATCAATTCGCGGATGCCTTTGTTTGATGTCCTTGATCTCGATACCTTGAACGGTGACCGGGCCATCTTTGGTGCCACAGTCGAAGTCGAAGATATTGATACGGAGGAGAAGCGTCGCTTCCTGCTGCTCGGGCCGGATGATGCCAATCATAAGAATGGCTCGATATCGGTCATGTCCCCCATGGGAATGGCTCTTCTGGGTAAGGAAGAGGGAGAAGAGGTGATTGTCGAGGCTCCTCGCGGGCGTATTGAATATGAGATTCTCTCTGTTGAATTCCTGGGTTCCAAAGGGTTGAAGCTCGATTAA
- a CDS encoding galactokinase, translated as MATVQEYKAALCRGDLDDVLLALYGEDALLQQHERWQHLLTRMMPWSKERAVCLVSVPGRTELGGNHTDHNHGVVLAAAVSFDCLAVALPSDGNRVRIKSEGFSETIEVDLGDLSFHPSEVGDPTALVRGVADGFVRAGLAVGGFDACVTGNIPMGTGLSSSAAFEVCVGRIFNQLYNAGSVDDVTLARIGRRAENVHFDKPCGLMDQLSCAVEGVLSIDFLDQEKPVVTDVACDFQRTAYQLAVVDTGGSHADLTPEYAAIPREMTQAARALGQEYARGLTMGQIMSAAADIRCMAGDRAILRLIHFVEENERAISQAEVLRQADMETFLELVRDSGDSSWRLLQNCSSTIKPDEQGVPLALTLTERFLGGEGACRIQGGGFAGSIQTYVPLHVFAAYTEFMESVFGPGSVVPLRIRKPGHSVIRCPKGRE; from the coding sequence ATGGCGACAGTCCAAGAGTACAAGGCGGCCCTGTGCCGTGGCGATTTGGATGATGTCTTGTTGGCCTTGTATGGGGAAGATGCCCTGCTTCAGCAACATGAACGGTGGCAGCATCTGTTGACCCGGATGATGCCGTGGTCGAAGGAGCGCGCCGTCTGTCTGGTCAGTGTTCCGGGCAGGACCGAATTGGGTGGAAACCATACAGACCATAATCATGGTGTTGTACTTGCCGCTGCGGTCAGTTTTGACTGTTTGGCGGTTGCTCTCCCTTCGGACGGGAATAGGGTCCGTATCAAGTCCGAAGGCTTTTCCGAAACCATTGAAGTTGATCTTGGCGACCTCTCCTTTCATCCTTCCGAAGTGGGAGACCCGACAGCCTTGGTCCGGGGCGTGGCTGACGGCTTTGTCCGGGCTGGGCTTGCCGTCGGAGGATTTGACGCGTGTGTCACTGGCAATATCCCCATGGGAACCGGGTTGAGTTCTTCTGCTGCCTTTGAAGTCTGTGTGGGGAGGATTTTCAATCAGCTTTATAACGCCGGTTCAGTGGATGATGTCACGCTTGCCCGTATCGGACGTAGGGCGGAAAATGTTCATTTTGACAAACCATGTGGGCTTATGGACCAACTGTCCTGCGCAGTTGAAGGTGTCCTCAGTATCGATTTTCTCGATCAGGAAAAGCCGGTTGTTACTGATGTCGCGTGTGATTTTCAGCGGACAGCCTATCAGTTGGCTGTCGTTGATACCGGGGGGAGTCATGCGGACCTGACCCCGGAGTATGCCGCAATTCCTCGTGAAATGACACAGGCCGCCCGTGCGCTCGGACAGGAATATGCACGGGGTTTAACCATGGGGCAGATCATGAGTGCCGCGGCGGATATCCGCTGTATGGCCGGGGATCGTGCAATCCTGCGTCTGATTCATTTCGTCGAGGAAAATGAGCGTGCCATAAGTCAGGCTGAAGTCTTGCGACAGGCTGATATGGAAACTTTTCTCGAGCTTGTCAGGGATTCGGGGGACTCTTCCTGGCGGCTGTTGCAGAACTGTAGCAGCACCATCAAGCCCGATGAGCAGGGGGTGCCCCTTGCCCTCACCCTGACGGAACGCTTTCTTGGGGGTGAGGGCGCTTGCCGCATCCAAGGAGGTGGCTTTGCCGGGAGTATTCAAACCTATGTTCCCCTCCATGTCTTTGCAGCATATACCGAGTTCATGGAATCGGTCTTTGGCCCCGGTTCCGTGGTGCCGCTTCGTATTCGCAAGCCCGGACATTCCGTGATCCGGTGTCCAAAGGGGCGAGAGTAA
- a CDS encoding Gfo/Idh/MocA family protein yields the protein MKKIRLGILSTAKIALTKVIPAMQSGRYTEVTAIASRSIENAQKAASELHIPQIHETYEALLADPEIDAVYIPLPNHLHIPWTIEAMKAGKHVLCEKPIGLDTNEVNQLIDATSRYPNLKVMEAFMYRHHPQWVEAKRLIKAGEIGEFITLQSFFSYFNTDPENIRNKADIGGGGLMDIGCYNISLSRFLFDAEPKRVCGFMNTDAKFGTDRLFSGMLDFSGRISTFTCATQLTAYQRVNILGTSGRIEILIPFNAPPNAPTQIILQRDMLEDEEDKLRTITFGVSDQYTLQGDLFAKSILDDTPVPTPLTDAWANMHTLEALFTSAQSNQWVVC from the coding sequence ATGAAAAAAATTCGCCTCGGCATTCTCAGCACTGCCAAAATCGCGCTCACCAAGGTCATCCCAGCCATGCAGTCCGGTCGTTATACAGAAGTAACCGCCATTGCTTCCCGATCTATTGAAAATGCCCAAAAGGCCGCATCGGAACTCCATATTCCTCAAATTCATGAAACGTATGAAGCACTCCTCGCTGACCCTGAGATCGACGCCGTTTATATTCCGCTCCCCAACCACCTGCATATTCCATGGACCATCGAGGCCATGAAAGCCGGTAAGCATGTCCTCTGTGAAAAACCCATCGGCCTGGACACCAACGAGGTCAACCAACTCATCGACGCAACCAGCCGCTATCCCAATCTCAAAGTGATGGAAGCCTTCATGTATCGCCACCATCCCCAATGGGTCGAAGCCAAACGACTGATCAAGGCTGGAGAGATTGGCGAATTCATTACTCTCCAATCGTTTTTCTCCTATTTCAACACCGACCCGGAAAACATTCGCAACAAGGCTGACATCGGCGGTGGTGGCCTCATGGACATAGGGTGCTACAACATTTCACTTTCCCGCTTTCTTTTTGATGCCGAACCCAAAAGGGTTTGCGGCTTCATGAACACCGATGCCAAATTCGGAACCGACCGTCTCTTCTCCGGCATGCTGGATTTTTCAGGCAGAATTTCCACTTTTACCTGCGCCACCCAACTCACCGCGTACCAGCGTGTAAACATTCTCGGAACGTCTGGTCGCATTGAAATACTCATCCCGTTCAATGCCCCGCCCAATGCTCCCACGCAGATAATTCTCCAGCGCGACATGTTGGAAGACGAAGAAGACAAGCTTCGCACCATAACGTTTGGTGTTTCAGACCAGTACACCCTCCAGGGAGACCTTTTTGCCAAATCGATACTCGACGACACCCCTGTCCCGACTCCCCTCACCGATGCCTGGGCAAACATGCACACTCTTGAGGCTCTCTTCACAAGCGCACAATCCAACCAATGGGTTGTTTGTTAA
- a CDS encoding RluA family pseudouridine synthase translates to MTVVPEGLNIHHEDPLFIVVEKPSGLLSVPGKGEANQDCVVNRLKQLYPDCIDQPSVHRLDQDTSGLIVMARTEAVHRILSGQFMDRLVGKRYIALLEGLVEEQAGLIELAFRLDPDNRPYQVYDPEKGKLGTTRWRMLGVENGMTRVEFMPLTGRTHQLRLHAAHKKGLGVPIVGDRLYGTGTAPGQLKLHASILRFRHPKTRQPMEFVSPPPF, encoded by the coding sequence ATGACTGTTGTCCCTGAAGGCCTGAATATTCATCACGAAGATCCGTTATTTATTGTTGTCGAAAAACCGAGTGGTCTGCTCTCCGTTCCTGGAAAAGGGGAGGCCAATCAGGACTGCGTGGTCAATCGACTCAAACAGCTGTATCCCGATTGTATTGATCAGCCTTCCGTCCATCGGCTTGATCAGGATACGTCGGGGCTGATCGTCATGGCTCGGACTGAAGCTGTGCACAGGATACTGTCAGGGCAGTTCATGGACCGCCTGGTAGGGAAGCGTTATATAGCTCTTCTCGAAGGCCTTGTCGAAGAACAGGCCGGTCTTATCGAATTGGCTTTCCGCCTGGATCCGGACAATCGCCCATATCAGGTTTATGACCCCGAGAAGGGCAAGCTTGGAACAACCCGGTGGCGCATGCTTGGTGTGGAGAATGGAATGACTCGTGTGGAATTTATGCCCTTGACCGGTCGTACCCATCAGCTCAGGCTCCACGCTGCCCATAAGAAGGGGCTTGGTGTCCCCATCGTAGGAGATCGTCTCTACGGGACCGGCACAGCGCCAGGACAGCTGAAATTACATGCTTCAATTCTCCGTTTTCGGCATCCGAAAACACGACAACCCATGGAATTTGTCTCGCCACCTCCTTTTTAG
- the ppnP gene encoding pyrimidine/purine nucleoside phosphorylase, translating into MDEFAGVTVNKSANIYFDGNVSSRKITFADGSVKTLGVMLPGEYEFGTEKAEIMDITTGELSVLLPESHEWETFKAGESFNVPADSSFQIKVAEVTDYCCSYVD; encoded by the coding sequence ATGGACGAGTTCGCAGGAGTCACCGTGAATAAATCGGCAAATATCTATTTTGACGGAAATGTCAGTAGTCGGAAGATTACTTTTGCCGATGGTTCGGTGAAAACATTGGGAGTCATGTTGCCCGGAGAATATGAATTCGGCACGGAAAAAGCCGAGATCATGGATATCACCACTGGAGAACTGTCGGTTCTGCTTCCCGAGAGTCACGAGTGGGAGACCTTCAAAGCAGGCGAAAGCTTTAACGTGCCTGCTGATTCTTCTTTTCAAATCAAGGTGGCCGAGGTCACCGATTACTGCTGCTCATACGTAGATTAG
- a CDS encoding UDP-glucose--hexose-1-phosphate uridylyltransferase, translated as MKFDEQPHRRLNQLTGEWVLVSPHRTKRPWQGQQEKPDRGTLPAHDPTCYLCPGNERARGSVNPEYRDVFVFTNDFAALYPDDSPAGASFFEPDGLLVAEPEPGVCRVICYSPRHDLNMARLGVEAVSEVVDVWCREYKVLGNRPEIGYVQIFENRGAVMGCSNPHPHGQIWATGSVPMYPAMEEERQKIHLEDTGECLLCRYLRQEQARGERIVFENESFAVIVPFWAVWPFETMVLPKVHMAFIAQMNEAQRKDLADALVRIGIRYDNLFQTSFPYSMGIHQQPVDGKDHPHWHFHLHFYPPLLRSQSVKKFMVGFEMMAMPQRDLTAESAALRLRELSEVHYRDSLEND; from the coding sequence ATGAAATTTGACGAACAGCCGCATAGGCGTTTGAATCAACTGACCGGAGAATGGGTTCTTGTGTCACCCCATCGGACCAAACGGCCGTGGCAGGGTCAGCAGGAAAAGCCGGACAGAGGAACTTTGCCTGCACACGATCCGACGTGTTACCTGTGCCCCGGTAATGAGCGCGCCAGGGGAAGCGTTAATCCAGAATATCGTGATGTCTTTGTTTTTACGAATGATTTTGCAGCTTTATATCCTGATGATTCCCCTGCTGGGGCATCGTTTTTTGAGCCGGATGGATTGCTGGTGGCTGAGCCGGAGCCAGGTGTCTGTCGTGTAATCTGTTATTCCCCGCGCCATGATCTCAATATGGCCCGCCTTGGTGTTGAAGCAGTATCCGAGGTCGTGGATGTTTGGTGTCGGGAATACAAAGTCTTGGGGAATCGTCCTGAGATCGGTTATGTTCAGATATTCGAGAATCGGGGAGCGGTCATGGGGTGCTCGAATCCGCACCCTCATGGGCAGATATGGGCGACCGGGAGTGTGCCCATGTATCCTGCCATGGAAGAGGAACGCCAAAAGATTCATCTTGAAGACACAGGAGAGTGTCTTCTGTGTCGTTATCTTCGGCAGGAACAGGCACGTGGCGAACGGATCGTCTTCGAGAATGAATCCTTTGCTGTCATTGTTCCTTTTTGGGCAGTGTGGCCTTTTGAGACCATGGTCCTGCCCAAAGTCCATATGGCATTCATTGCCCAGATGAACGAAGCCCAGCGCAAGGATCTTGCAGACGCTCTGGTCCGTATCGGCATCCGGTATGACAATCTTTTTCAGACCTCATTTCCCTATTCCATGGGAATACACCAGCAGCCGGTGGATGGGAAAGACCATCCCCACTGGCATTTTCATCTGCATTTTTATCCGCCGCTACTTCGTTCCCAATCTGTAAAAAAATTCATGGTCGGGTTTGAAATGATGGCCATGCCCCAGCGAGATCTGACAGCTGAATCAGCTGCATTGCGCCTTCGTGAACTGTCAGAGGTTCATTACCGTGATTCTCTGGAGAATGATTAA